A stretch of Cucumis sativus cultivar 9930 chromosome 2, Cucumber_9930_V3, whole genome shotgun sequence DNA encodes these proteins:
- the LOC101215434 gene encoding chromatin assembly factor 1 subunit A-B — protein sequence MAGLSLQCGDCGVLLKSVEEAQQHAELTSHSNFSESTEAVLNLVCTACGKPCRSKTESDLHTKRTGHTEFADKTLEAAKPISLEAPKVDAEAEDGGDASASKSEEMVVPEVNKNILEELEAMGFPTAQATRALFYSGNSSLEAAVNWVVEHENDPEIDQMPLVPKDTKVEAPKPSLTPEQLKAKQQELRERARKKKEEEEKITEREREKERIRIGKELLEAKRIEEENERKRILALRKAEKEEEKRAREKIRQKLEEDKAERRRRLGLPPEDPSTAKPPAPVVEEKKLSLPVRPASKAEQMRECLRSLKSNHKEDDAKVKRAFQTLLTYVGNVVKSPDEEKFRKIRLSNQTFQDRVGALRGGIEFLELCGFEKIEGGEFLFLPRNKVDRAVLNSAGSELDSAIKNPFFGVL from the exons ATGGCCGGCCTATCGCTCCAGTGCGGAGACTGTGGCGTACTCTTGAAATCcgtagaagaagctcaacaacaTGCCGAACTCACTTCTCACTCCAACTTCTCCGAGTCCACCGAAGCAGTGCTCAATCTCGTCTGCACTGCTTGTGGCAAGCCCTGCCGATCCAAGACG GAAAGTGATTTGCATACGAAAAGGACTGGCCATACCGAGTTTGCTGATAAGACTTTGGAGGCTGCAAAACCAATAAGTTTGGAGGCTCCAAAGGTAGATGCGGAAGCAGAAGATGGCGGAGATGCAAGTGCTAGCAAGTCTGAAG AAATGGTTGTGCCAGAggtgaacaaaaatatattagaggAACTTGAAGCTATGGGCTTTCCAACAGCACAAGCAACCCGTGCACTCTTTTATTCTG gTAATTCTAGTCTTGAGGCAGCAGTCAATTGGGTAGTCGAACATGAGAATGATCCGGAGATAGACCAGATGCCTTTG GTTCCCAAGGACACAAAGGTTGAGGCTCCAAAGCCTTCGCTTACACCTGAGCAATTGAAAGCAAAACAGCAGGAGCTAAG GGAACGGGctaggaagaaaaaggaggaggaagagaagataactgaaagagaaagggaaaag GAGAGAATTCGAATTGGCAAGGAGCTCTTAGAAGCGAAAAGGATCgaggaagaaaatgagagaaaaag AATATTAGCCTTGAGAAAagctgaaaaagaagaagagaaaagagcCAGGGAAAAAATTCGTCAAAAACTTGAAGAGGACAAG GCAGAAAGAAGACGGAGGCTTGGATTGCCACCAGAAGATCCTTCAACTGCAAAACCTCCGGCACCTGttgttgaagagaaaaag TTGTCTTTACCGGTTAGACCTGCTTCAAAGGCAGAGCAAATGAGAGAATGTTTGCGATCATTAAAGTCCAATCACAAG GAGGATGATGCTAAAGTGAAGAGAGCGTTTCAAACCCTTCTAACTTATGTGGGAAACGTGGTGAAAAGTCCTGATGAAGAGAAGTTCAGAAaaattagacttagcaacCAAACTTTCCAG GATAGAGTGGGTGCACTGAGAGGAGGAATTGAGTTTCTAGAGCTGTGCGGGTTCGAAAAAATCGAAGGCGGTGAGTTCTTGTTTCTGCCCAGAAACAAGGTTGACAGGGCAGTGCTCAATTCAGCTGGTTCTGAGCTCGACTCTGCTATTAAAAATCCTTTCTTTGGCGTCCTCTAA